TTTTAGAGGCTATTTTACCTCAATTAAAAAAACTTGTTGCAAAAGAGGTTATCACAACACGCGAACCCGGTGGTGTTGCTATTGCAGAAAGTATTCGGGATCTTATTCTTGATGTTAATCATACTAATATGGACGATAAGACAGAATTACTTCTTTATATTGCGGCTCGTCGTCAGCATTTGGTTGAGAGGATTTTACCTGAGTTGAAAAAAGGCAATCTTGTTCTTGTGGATCGTTTTATTGACAGTTCTGTTGCTTATCAAGGCTATGGCAGAGGACTTGATGCTGATGCAGTTACGTGGCTGAATAACTTTGCAACAGATGGTTTGCAACCAGATCTAACACTTTATTTTGACGTTGATTCACAGATTGGTCTTACTCGAATCGAGAAGAATAAAGAGCGTGAAGTCAATCGACTTGATTTAGAACAATTAGATATGCATTGCCGTGTACGTTCAGGTTATTTGAAATTGGCTCAGGAAAATCCTGATCGGATTGTTACCATTGATGCGGCTCGTCCTTTGGAAGAAGTTATTACTGATGCCTTATTTATAATCAAACAAAGATGTTTAGAAAAGTAAGAAATAATTAATATGGAATTAGAAAAACTACAGCCTAAAATTTTTCAAGAATTTCAGCGAATTTTACAATCTGGCAAGCTGAGCCATGCTTATTTGTTTTCGGGGGATTTTGCTAGTTTTGAAATGGCTGTTTTGTTGGCTCAGAGCCGTTTTTGTGACAGTCCTATTGATGCTCTTCCTTGTGGGCAGTGCCGTTCCTGCCGGTTAATTGCTGAAAAAGATTTTTCGGATGTTAAAGTCATTGAACCTGAAGGGCAAATGATTAAAACAGC
This region of Streptococcus mutans genomic DNA includes:
- the tmk gene encoding dTMP kinase, whose protein sequence is MTKGIFISFEGPDGAGKTTVLEAILPQLKKLVAKEVITTREPGGVAIAESIRDLILDVNHTNMDDKTELLLYIAARRQHLVERILPELKKGNLVLVDRFIDSSVAYQGYGRGLDADAVTWLNNFATDGLQPDLTLYFDVDSQIGLTRIEKNKEREVNRLDLEQLDMHCRVRSGYLKLAQENPDRIVTIDAARPLEEVITDALFIIKQRCLEK